Proteins encoded within one genomic window of Vicinamibacterales bacterium:
- a CDS encoding DnaJ C-terminal domain-containing protein, whose amino-acid sequence MEFKDYYATLGVSKTATDRELKQAYRKLARKHHPDVNPGDKAAEAKFKEINEAYEVLGDPDKRRKYDELGANWRMYEQAQQQGQPFPGGSPFGGFGGGFGGGGGGEGGAWTINMGGPGGTRTMTEEEMRDMFGTEDPFSDFFRTFFGGGGGGETRGRSGRAPRAQKGRDIESEAELTLEEAYHGAMRRISITLGGSARSVDVRIPAGVKDGSRVRASGEGEAGTSGAASGDLFLRVRIKPHPVFERKGDDLYTKVSLPVTTAVLGGEAQVPTITGSVRLRIPETTQPGQIFRLKGHGMPIVGRTDQKGDLYATADIQLPRALSKDQRQAWEQIRRTESRN is encoded by the coding sequence ATGGAGTTTAAGGACTACTACGCCACGCTCGGAGTGTCGAAGACGGCGACCGACAGGGAGCTCAAACAGGCATACCGGAAGCTGGCGCGCAAGCATCACCCGGACGTCAACCCGGGCGACAAGGCGGCCGAAGCGAAGTTCAAGGAGATCAACGAGGCGTACGAAGTGCTCGGCGATCCCGACAAGCGCCGCAAGTACGACGAGCTCGGCGCGAACTGGCGGATGTACGAGCAGGCGCAGCAGCAGGGCCAGCCCTTCCCCGGCGGCTCCCCCTTCGGCGGGTTCGGCGGCGGATTCGGCGGCGGCGGCGGCGGCGAAGGGGGCGCGTGGACGATCAACATGGGCGGCCCCGGCGGCACGCGCACCATGACCGAAGAAGAGATGCGCGACATGTTCGGAACGGAGGATCCGTTCTCGGACTTCTTCCGCACGTTCTTCGGCGGCGGAGGCGGCGGCGAGACGCGCGGCCGCAGCGGGCGCGCGCCGCGGGCGCAGAAGGGGCGCGACATCGAGTCGGAGGCCGAGCTGACACTCGAGGAGGCGTACCACGGCGCGATGCGCCGCATCTCGATCACCCTCGGCGGCAGCGCGCGAAGCGTCGACGTGCGGATCCCGGCGGGCGTCAAGGACGGATCGCGCGTCCGCGCGTCCGGGGAAGGCGAGGCCGGTACGAGCGGCGCCGCGTCGGGGGACCTGTTCCTGCGCGTCCGCATCAAGCCGCACCCGGTGTTCGAGCGCAAGGGGGATGACCTCTACACCAAGGTGTCGCTGCCCGTGACCACGGCCGTCCTCGGCGGCGAGGCGCAGGTGCCGACGATCACCGGCTCCGTCCGCCTCAGGATCCCCGAGACGACGCAGCCGGGGCAGATCTTCCGGCTGAAGGGGCACGGGATGCCGATCGTCGGCCGGACGGATCAGAAGGGAGATCTCTACGCGACCGCCGACATCCAGCTCCCCCGCGCGCTCTCCAAGGATCAGCGGCAGGCGTGGGAACAGATCCGACGAACCGAGAGTCGTAATTAG